The following coding sequences lie in one Rutidosis leptorrhynchoides isolate AG116_Rl617_1_P2 chromosome 4, CSIRO_AGI_Rlap_v1, whole genome shotgun sequence genomic window:
- the LOC139839470 gene encoding phytochrome B-like yields the protein MASGSRASSRVHPQQNPPLSSTPSTSMVNNNNNNNNNSKSTHTHTHNHNNNNNNRVVDSMSKAIAQYALDARLHAVYEQSGESGRSFNYSHSIKTTATDSIAEQQMTAYLSKIQRGGHIQPFGCMIAIDSSSFRVIAFSENARERLGFAPQSVPSLERPEILTIGTDVSTLFTPSSTVLLERAFRAREISLLNPVWVHSKNSGKPFYAILHRIDVGIVIDLEPARTEDPALSIAGAVQSQKLAVRAISNLQALPGGDIKLLCDTVVQNVRELTGYDRVMVYKFHEDEHGEVVAESKRADLDPYIGLHYPATDIPQASRFLFRQNRVRMIVDCYASPVQVIQDEALMQPLCLVGSTLRAPHGCHSQYMANMGSIASLAMAVIINGNEDGAGGRGTMGLWGLVVCHHTSARCIPFPLRYACEFLMQAFGLQLNLELQLASQMSEKRILRTQTLLCDMLLRDSPTGIVTQSPSIMDLVKCDGAALYYQGKYFPLGITPTESQIKDIVGWLLACHTDSTGLSTDSLADAGYPGAASLGDAVCGMAVAYITSKDFLFWFRSHTAKEIKWGGAKHHPEDKDDGQRMHPRSSFNAFLEVVKSRSLPWENAEMDAIHSLQLILRDSFKDSEENNSKAMIKVQIEEMGLQGMDELSSVAREMVRLIETATAPIFAVDVEGRINGWNAKIAELTGLSVTEAMGKSLVQDLIFKESEEIVSRLLYNALQGEEDKNVEIKLRTFSSAQQEDAIFVVVNACSSKDYTDNIVGVCFVGQDVTGQKVVMDKFVQIQGDYKAIIHSPNALIPPIFASDENTCCSEWNTAMEKLTGWARDDVIGKMLVGEIFGSCCRLKGPDSLTKLMIILHNAIGGQDTDKYPFSFFDKRGKYVQALLTANKRVNLGGEITGAFCFLQIASPELQQALKIQRQQENKCFERMKELAYICHEIKNPLSGIRFANSLLEATGLTEDQKQLLETSAACEKQMLKIIKDVDMENIQEGHLELEKQDFLLGNVIDAVVSQAMLNLKERGVQLIRDIPEEVKTLTVYGDQTRVQQVLSNFLLNMVRHSPSPNGWVEIQVRPTMKQIFDGMTNVHIEFRMVCPGDGLPPELVQDMFHSSQWSTDEGLGLSMCRKILKLMNGDVQYIRESERCYFQIALELPLHNRT from the exons caccttcaacaagtatggtaaacaataacaataataacaataacaatagtaagAGTACTCATACTCAtactcataatcataataacaataacaataatagagTGGTTGATTCAATGAGTAAAGCAATTGCACAATATGCACTTGATGCAAGATTACATGCTGTTTATGAACAATCTGGTGAATCTGGTAGGTCTTTTAATTATTCACACTCCATCAAAACAACAGCAACTGATTCAATTGCTGAACAACAAATGACTGCTTATTTATCCAAAATTCAAAGAGGTGGTCACATTCAACCTTTTGGTTGTATGATTGCTATTGATAGTTCTAGCTTTAGAGTTATTGCTTTTAGTGAAAATGCTAGAGAAAGATTAGGTTTTGCTCCACAATCTGTTCCTAGTCTCGAAAGACCCGAAATCTTGACTATTGGGACTGATGTCAGCACCCTTTTCACCCCTTCAAGTACTGTCTTGCTGGAACGGGCTTTTCGAGCCCGGGAAATTTCACTGCTGAACCCTGTCTGGGTTCATTCTAAGAATTCGGGTAAACCCTTTTACGCAATCTTGCATAGGATCGATGTGGGTATAGTAATCGATCTGGAACCTGCTAGAACTGAGGACCCTGCTTTGTCAATTGCTGGGGCCGTTCAGTCACAAAAGCTCGCTGTCCGGGCTATTTCAAATTTACAAGCTTTACCCGGAGGTGATATTAAGCTTTTGTGCGATACTGTTGTGCAAAATGTGAGAGAGCTTACGGGTTATGATCGGGTCATGGTGTATAAGTTTCATGAAGACGAGCATGGTGAAGTTGTGGCTGAGAGCAAGCGGGCTGATTTGGATCCTTACATCGGGTTGCATTATCCTGCGACTGATATTCCACAAGCTTCAAGATTCTTGTTCAGGCAGAATCGTGTGAGGATGATTGTGGATTGTTATGCTTCCCCTGTTCAGGTTATCCAAGACGAAGCTTTGATGCAGCCTTTGTGTTTAGTCGGTTCGACCCTTCGAGCCCCTCATGGGTGCCATTCACAATACATGGCGAACATGGGTTCGATAGCTTCATTAGCCATGGCCGTTATTATAAACGGAAATGAGGATGGTGCGGGAGGAAGAGGTACGATGGGGTTATGGGGATTAGTTGTTTGTCATCATACGTCGGCACGATGCATTCCTTTTCCTCTACGTTACGCGTGTGAATTCTTAATGCAAGCGTTTGGACTCCAATTAAACTTGGAGTTACAACTGGCTTCACAAATGTCGGAAAAACGAATTCTGAGAACACAAACTTTGTTATGTGATATGCTTCTTCGGGATTCACCTACTGGTATAGTGACTCAAAGTCCAAGCATTATGGACCTCGTGAAATGTGACGGGGCAGCACTTTACTATCAAGGAAAGTATTTTCCGTTGGGCATCACGCCAACCGAATCACAAATCAAAGACATTGTTGGGTGGTTATTAGCTTGTCACACGGATTCAACTGGCTTAAGCACCGATAGTTTAGCTGATGCAGGTTATCCTGGTGCTGCGTCACTGGGTGATGCGGTTTGCGGGATGGCGGTTGCTTACATTACGTCTAAAGATTTCTTGTTTTGGTTTAGATCTCATACTGCAAAAGAGATCAAATGGGGTGGAGCTAAACATCATCCGGAAGATAAAGATGACGGGCAAAGAATGCATCCGCGTTCATCATTCAATGCGTTTTTGGAAGTTGTTAAAAGTAGAAGTTTGCCGTGGGAGAACGCGGAAATGGATGCGATACATTCTTTACAGCTTATATTAAGAGATTCGTTTAAAGATTCTGAAGAAAACAATTCGAAAGCTATGATTAAGGTTCAAATTGAAGAAATGGGGTTGCAGGGGATGGATGAACTCAGTTCAGTTGCAAGAGAGATGGTTAGATTAATTGAAACCGCAACTGCACCTATATTTGCTGTAGATGTTGAAGGTCGAATAAATGGATGGAATGCAAAGATTGCAGAATTAACAGGTTTATCGGTTACAGAAGCTATGGGAAAGTCATTGGTTCAAGATCTGATTTTTAAAGAATCTGAAGAAATTGTTTCCAGGCTTTTATATAATGCTTTACAAG GTGAAGAAGATAAGAATGTGGAAATCAAACTAAGGACATTCAGTTCGGCACAACAAGAAGATGCTATTTTTGTGGTTGTTAATGCTTGTTCAAGCAAGGACTATACAGATAACATTGTTGGAGTTTGTTTTGTTGGTCAAGATGTTACTGGACAAAAAGTTGTAATGGACAAATTTGTCCAAATTCAAGGTGATTACAAGGCCATTATTCATAGTCccaacgctctaataccacctATCTTTGCATCCGATGAGAACACGTGTTGCTCCGAGTGGAACACCGCAATGGAGAAACTCACCGGGTGGGCCCGAGATGATGTCATTGGGAAAATGTTAGTTGGTGAGATATTTGGAAGTTGTTGTCGTCTTAAGGGTCCCGATTCTTTGACAAAGTTAATGATCATTTTGCATAATGCAATTGGAGGACAAGATACGGATAAGTACCCGTTTTCTTTCTTTGATAAACGTGGGAAATACGTGCAAGCTTTGTTGACGGCAAACAAACGGGTTAATTTGGGCGGGGAGATTACTGGAGCGTTTTGTTTCTTACAGATTGCAAGCCCCGAGTTGCAGCAAGCTTTGAAAATACAACGACAACAGGAGAACAAATGTTTTGAGAGGATGAAAGAGTTGGCGTATATCTGTCATGAGATTAAGAATCCGTTAAGTGGCATTCGGTTTGCTAATTCTCTTTTGGAAGCCACAGGTTTAACTGAAGATCAAAAGCAGTTGTTGGAAACAAGTGCCGCATGCGAGAAACAGATGTTAAAGATTATAAAAGATGTTGATATGGAGAACATTCAGGAGGG CCATTTGGAGCTCGAAAAACAGGACTTTCTACTCGGGAATGTAATTGATGCTGTGGTTAGCCAAGCGATGTTAAACCTCAAGGAACGAGGCGTGCAACTAATCCGGGATATTCCGGAAGAAGTCAAGACTTTGACTGTCTATGGTGACCAAACGAGGGTTCAACAAGTTCTGTCCAATTTCTTGTTGAATATGGTTCGTCATTCACCCTCACCAAATGGTTGGGTCGAAATTCAAGTCAGACCTACCATGAAGCAAATTTTTGATGGAATGACCAATGTGCATATAGAGTTTAG GATGGTGTGCCCAGGTGACGGTCTACCACCTGAGCTGGTTCAAGACATGTTCCATAGCAGTCAATGGAGCACCGACGAAGGTCTGGGATTAAGCATGTGTcgtaaaatattaaagcttatgaaTGGAGACGTTCAATATATCAGAGAATCGGAACGTTGTTATTTCCAAATCGCACTTGAACTCCCTCTTCACAATAGAACGTGA